From a region of the candidate division KSB1 bacterium genome:
- a CDS encoding aldo/keto reductase → MSKKLTRREFMGNIALGGLTLGAGWPLLRRLVPPQEAPPTVIYRALGKTGLRLPIVSFGVMNSDSPDLLRKALDLGIRHLDTANGYMGGKSEEVIGTIVAERKCRERVVIGTKLWFARDREGNFLSADRGPAPGATQENFDRMLSISLKRLQTDYVDILYLHSCQTAGMVTYEPLLKIYQEAKKKGVARFVGVSTHSNEPEVIRAAVDTGVWDVVLTAYNFMQGHREQVREAIKYAAQKGVGVIAMKTQAGARLNQRQAINHAAALKWVLNDQNVCTTIPGVTTFEQLALDWGLMANLKLSEEEERDLQLSSAHQAPYFCQGCRSCVASCPQHAEVPAAMRAYMYAFGYGNFLQAHQALAEWAELGGPAVCEECEKCVARCPHGIPVGRRVETMLAWSREELQLA, encoded by the coding sequence TTGGGCGGGTTGACACTGGGTGCGGGATGGCCGTTGCTCAGGAGGCTTGTACCGCCGCAGGAGGCCCCGCCAACAGTCATCTACCGTGCACTCGGCAAGACTGGTCTGCGCTTGCCCATCGTGAGCTTTGGGGTGATGAATTCGGACAGCCCCGACCTGCTGCGCAAGGCACTGGACCTTGGCATCAGGCACCTGGACACTGCCAACGGCTACATGGGAGGAAAGAGCGAGGAGGTGATCGGCACAATTGTCGCCGAACGTAAGTGCCGCGAGCGAGTAGTGATAGGCACCAAGCTCTGGTTTGCCCGAGACCGCGAGGGAAACTTTCTGAGCGCCGACCGCGGGCCCGCTCCGGGGGCGACGCAGGAGAACTTTGACCGGATGCTGAGCATCAGCCTGAAGCGGCTGCAGACGGACTATGTGGATATCCTCTATCTGCACAGCTGCCAAACGGCGGGAATGGTCACCTACGAGCCGCTGCTGAAAATCTACCAGGAGGCGAAAAAGAAGGGGGTGGCGCGTTTTGTGGGCGTTTCCACCCACTCTAACGAGCCGGAGGTGATCCGCGCGGCTGTGGACACAGGTGTGTGGGACGTGGTGCTGACGGCGTACAACTTTATGCAGGGACATCGCGAGCAGGTGCGCGAGGCGATCAAGTACGCGGCACAGAAGGGTGTGGGTGTCATCGCCATGAAGACCCAAGCCGGGGCCCGCTTGAACCAGCGGCAGGCCATTAACCATGCCGCAGCGCTCAAGTGGGTGTTGAACGACCAGAACGTCTGCACCACCATTCCTGGCGTCACGACCTTTGAGCAGTTAGCGCTGGACTGGGGGCTGATGGCGAACCTGAAGCTGAGCGAAGAGGAGGAACGCGACCTGCAGCTCTCGTCGGCCCACCAGGCCCCCTACTTCTGCCAGGGGTGTCGGAGCTGTGTGGCCTCGTGCCCGCAGCACGCCGAGGTCCCTGCGGCCATGCGCGCCTACATGTACGCCTTTGGGTATGGCAACTTCTTGCAGGCGCACCAGGCGTTGGCGGAGTGGGCAGAGCTGGGTGGGCCGGCCGTCTGCGAGGAATGCGAAAAGTGCGTGGCCAGGTGTCCCCATGGCATTCCGGTGGGCAGACGAGTGGAGACGATGCTGGCGTGGTCGCGGGAGGAGTTGCAGCTGGCTTAG